The genomic interval TCAACTTGCAATTATATACCTAACTCTTTCTATACAGAAGTTAAAAGACAACGACCTCATAACCAGACGTTTTATCTCTTCAGATCACGGATGTGACAAAGATAAATGCATTTATATTAATAGACAGATGCAGTAATAATATATTGATCTCTATGCCTTATCTTTCTCCGCCAGCGTGTGGTGCGTGCGCAGATATTTCcgtagatattttatttattttttttcttttacggtATCTATGACATAAGTGTATACCGTGGCCACTGAGTGAGTtgattgttctttttctttcagattttctcaagttttttgCTGACCGTTCACTTCGCCAGTGGGACATCTCTACCGCAAGATGCAGGGCTCAATTTCGGGAATCTGAAGATTTCGGAGGGGCTGAAATCTTCACGAAATGCGAAACGGTCGCCGTTAGAGGTGGGTTTCGTGTCGTTCGATCTGGATCAGCGTTACAGTAGGCACTTCAACATTCCTACAGCTGAGCCCTTACATAACGTGATCCAGAATAAGGGGATTCCTATTGTGCCAAAGTCGAGAACGATTTCAACGAGCTCATCGATTTTAAAAGGAAAAGGACCGAAAGCAGATCACATCTCACTACCCTTTGGAAAAGAGCACGTAATTCTTCCtacgttaaaaaatattcacgttaTAGATCCGAAGATCCTCGTCGATCACAAAGAACTCCTCGTGGATCACGCGGCCAACGTAGTCCTAGACCAGAAACACGTAATCCTGGAACATTCTCCCGGAAAAACTTTACACCTCGGACACTCCGGCGCTGCACCGAGCGCAGTCCTCTTGAGTCATCCGGTTGACGGTCATACGGTCATTTTTGAACACAAACCGGTGCTGGTGGACCAACGGGGTCAAGAAACAAACGTCCTTATCCACTCTGCCCCGAAGACCTTGGTCATCGAACACAAACCCTTGGCGCACCCTCGTGAAAAGGACATCGTGGTACACCCCAAAACGATAGTTCTCGGGACCAGTAGGACCCTCGTACTTTCTCCAAAGAGTCAAATTCACGAGATAATCGTTCATAGACACGTACCGAAGACGGTAGTCGTTCATCAAGCCGTCGACGAGGATAGAAACATTTTCAGAAGCCATTTCGGAGGCTTCGGATCTGGACTGAATTACGGCGGACATGGTGCCGGACATGGCTTCCATGTGCCTGTCTTCTGAGGTTACAGCTAGATTAACCGCGGAGGGACACCTGAAGACCGTTTCCACAAAAGATAAATCATCGTTTTTCTATCAGGAAGTTGTGAGACGCTGTACCTAAGGAGTGCGAGTATAATTTATTGGATAGAAATAAAGTTGAgattattcgttcgttcataCGATTATTTGACTCCCATGCGATGTTCTTGATTTAAATTCCCGATAATGTGCAGATGTGATGATTACAcattttcagaaatttatacaccgagattctattctattttattttaacacTTCTTCGCAGGGGTTCTTGTCCTTAATGACCTATGAGATAACTGTGGGCTGCAGAGAACAATTACCACGCGAATTCTATCCACAGGAAATTACGTCGTTAGGCTGACTCCAAAAGTTCTTTTAGATAGAACAAGATAAGAATCCGCTTGTAGGAGAGCCGATTAAAGAGATAATTAAGTTCGTATAACAATCTGGTAAGGTACATATAAAGTCCTTGCATCGGTTTCAACAATCTTATTCCACATcgtattaaataatttattataaacgtATCGACAATAGAATTTCGAATCAGCTGTTCGTCGCTCAAATGTCACGAAATCTAGCTTATAAGTTACTCTACCAAAACCATATCGATGTCATATCtgcggaatttttttattttcaaacatagCTTCATCTCTGCACACGTTTGCGTAACATTTTgttattgttaaaaaaaaaaaaaaaattgtatctgCTGTCGACGAATAAAGTATTCTATCGGAAAGTTGGAGAGGTATActtgaaacaaacaaaaaaatttcaaaatctcctCTATGCAGAGATCATTTGGCGCTTCTATATGCACTCGAATATCATAAATCCTCGCACTTACTACCGTTGTTAGAACCATGGAGTATACAAAACACGCAATATTCCGCACGGCTTCTGTAGCTGGTTTTTAAACGCCCCAATTATCTGTGACGTTACACGCCATTTAACTGCAAGAGATAAAAAGCAGTTTAGGCTTTCGAAACCGccatatgtgtatacctgtatctatATATCGTTGCAGTATTACGTTTTCTTCCGTTCAAAATAACGGATATTTCTAATAAGCGCGAGCGTAACAACGGTCTCGTATGTGCACGATATAGTTATATAGTATGTTATAATTACAAACAATTCTCTGTCTTTTTCGCGCTGcagaaaatatttgcaaaatttatttcgtacgTAGTACGCGAGGCGACTGCACGGCGAGTTAGACCGACCGGTAAATAATTGCTTTGTTCCTAATTAACCGAACATAATATAAATACCTTGTATACTCGGAAGGTGAATTCATTGCGCCAAACGACGATTACACATACGTGTGCTTGAATTATTCTGCAAGTCGCGTTCGAAGAATACGAAAAActtgtacaatttttaaaacaattaAGGTTCCGTTTATgcaacttatatatatatatatatatatatatatatatttgtcgcTCACGATCAGATATGCGTGATATAGTACAACCAATTTCCAGGTAAATTGAACAAttaaaacgacaaaaaacgTCGAGTGAAAAACTAATACCATATGATTCTGTAACTCGGCGAAGTTTAATGAGGATAATTATTGAACCAAATATGTGAACGAATAGTTGTAAGTGTACTTTTTATCGCAATTGTATTTTATCCATAAGTACCTACGTTACATTTATTACGTCATTACAATAAGGAAGACGTTGACAGCTCAAGTATCTCCCAGCTCACCTATACAGGTGAAATTGTGCGATATTATAGGTCCAAACAAATTGCACCTCGTGGAACAAgcgtttcaaaaattgaatttctatttatcattcatcaaatttcgtttttttctccgacacaatcgtatgtatgtggtgatttttcaaccgaaaaCTCGTGCCGTTCCGAAGAGAACAGTGAAAGTCGATTGAAACTCGGATGAAATTTGAGCTCTTGA from Athalia rosae chromosome 1, iyAthRosa1.1, whole genome shotgun sequence carries:
- the LOC125502214 gene encoding uncharacterized protein LOC125502214 is translated as MTDQLMPNETKQNICETSRLCFDITTSSSQLTRENLNQLYTISFVLSAGRLIPARAYNGVSVKNFLKFFADRSLRQWDISTARCRAQFRESEDFGGAEIFTKCETVAVRDPKILVDHKELLVDHAANVVLDQKHVILEHSPGKTLHLGHSGAAPSAVLLSHPVDGHTVIFEHKPVLVDQRGQETNVLIHSAPKTLVIEHKPLAHPREKDIVVHPKTIVLGTSRTLVLSPKSQIHEIIVHRHVPKTVVVHQAVDEDRNIFRSHFGGFGSGLNYGGHGAGHGFHVPVF